Part of the Arachis hypogaea cultivar Tifrunner chromosome 6, arahy.Tifrunner.gnm2.J5K5, whole genome shotgun sequence genome, GCATCATGTGACAAATGTGATCCCAAGGTTCTGTCATGTTACattcttgttttttttatttactttgtgatttttatttatgaGTAATCTGGTCTTTTAATGTGTTGAATAGACCTTTTTCATTTACTGCTATTTTTTATGATCGTAGTTCATTCTTTTGTAGGTATAGGCTCAAGGTAGTTGTATCAGATGAAACTGGACAGGGTATATTTGTCCTCTTTGATCGTGAAAcaacctacttggttaaaaaaacATGTGCTGACCTATTTAATGAGGTACATAAAGATTCAAAGGTGTGTCAGATTTGTTTTTCTCTGTTTCaatgaaagaaaaacagaaagtagTTTATTGGTTTTGTTCAAAATGGTTTTTTTATTGATGGTAgcatttatttctttctttgtagGTTCTCTGTGGGGATGACTACCCTATCAtttttagaaatttggagggtaAAAAAGTCTTGCTGAAAGTGGATACTAAGTCTCTTGGTGTTGATAGATATTTTGGAACTTTTCGTGTGAAGAGGATTTGTGATGATGCTGCAATTATTTCAATGTTTGAACTTGCTCAGACTGAGATAACACCTTTGAAGGTACTTAATTTATTTATAGGTGCcatgtttcattttttttgtcGCAGTCCTTTGATATCTATCTTTCCTCTTTTGTGCCTTTTGTCTTATTATTTAAAGGATGCACCTGTTCCTGTGTTTGGCCCTGAGTTGGGTGAAACTTCTAATACAAAATGTGCAGAGAATACTGTCATGTCATCTTTTCTTCAAAAAGAAGCAAATGTTGCTGGACTTGATGATATACACTTAGATATGGAAGGTGTTAAGGAGGTTGATATTCTGGATCATTCTGTTGATAGTGATGAAAATGTAGTGCTGTCGGATGATGTTGGCTCACTTATTCGGTCTGATGTTGATGAAACTCAGGTGATACtcgatttattgcttgatttttAATAATTCTTATTCATCATTATAATTAGTTTTCTGTGGAGTTTCAATAGGTTTTCATCTAATTGCGTGATCCTCTTTTTTTTGGGTgctttcctttttttgttttgttttcttgtgtaGGATTTGCTCTCGCACCTTTTAGATGACTCAAGGAAAGTTAATGTGCCTAATGTTGTTCCCAAAGATGCAGTATTTTTAAAGGTGAAGAGGAATCTTGAGGCTGATTTTGATAAGGAACTTGAGGATACTGTTGCTCATTGCTCTAAAATAATCAAGATTGAAGATAGTTAAAATGGGTGTTTATGGATGAAAGCTAGCTGCTGTCTTAGGTCTATGAAGTTAGATTTATGTAATAGGTTTTATCTTTGTTATGGTGAATTATGTATGAAGTTTATTAATCTTCCTCTTTTTTTGAGGTGTGTCCAACTGCTAGGAGAGTCATCTTTGttcctctttcttttttggaAGAACTTTTGCGTTTTGAAGTTCTACAATGTTCAAGCAGATTAGTGGTTCTTTTGTCCTAGgtgttatatttatcttttttgtttcaAAGAAAATATGTGCTACATTAAAATCTACTTTGCTAGATATTGGACACAATGTCATATAGTTGGAGGAGTGTAGATATAAGTCATAGTGTGGATGTATATGTCCACTGTTGTGAATTTCAGTAATGAATGTAGTTCttatgatattaattataatatgcaGCAGCTTTATTAATTTGCATTGTATGatgataattatttatttttaaaattcaatttaccgATAATTGACATTAAATATCAAATATGATAATTACTTTAGAGTTCGCCAATGTTTAACTATACAATaattttcaattaaatatttttttgccaAATACAAATAGCAATGTGGCaattattttaaacaattaattttttttaaataagataaaagGATATGAAGAAGACATCTAACTCTTTTAGATATACAGATATATATCGATACATGCGTAAGGAAAGACATAGAGAGAGAGTTATTTTCATGAACACATAGAGAGAGAGTTATTTTCATTGTTCATGAGTGCATTTTAAGTAGATTAGATTGCTGCTGCTAAATAGTTATATCATTCTTTGAAACTTACTTTTTTCGTGGAGGTCAGTATTGTATTTTTTCTATTCATCATGCCTACTGATTTTGCTTTGGCAAGGTTGAATAGGATAAATATTTTGAAGAGGAAAAAAGCATTAAAGTTACAACAAAGAAGAGGTGCGTTATTGcaagttttttctttttgattttttatgtagttttattagtaataaaattttatattagttaATGTTGTGGTTCATAAATTTTTTCGTCCAATTTATTGTTGGTTTCTTATGCAGTTACTAAGGCAAGAGTTGTAACTCAAGCAACTCAATTTAATTATTGTAAGTGTTTGTAATTTGATTAAATATATTGTTTTAAATGTGCATGATccaacatttttttgtttttctttaatttattataatctttttcaatatttttagcTAGCTGTCTTCCAACAAGTTTATCTATTACTATGTCAGGTAGTattatagtaaaatttaaaaaatttacatatattatatttatttattttcattaaatataataatttataattttctttctgattaggattttttttaaattgtcatTTTATTAACAGATGTAATTGATCCTTCCATAAGTATTAGACCTATAGAAGATGATATTGCTGATCATCCGTTATTTGCACAAAGTGAAATGCAAGGTTATattaattctttatttatttatttattaaattgaagttttaaaataatttatttcatatttttttttcttttagaatgTCTTGATATCGGTGATCCTGATTGTGCGTGTGTTTGGTGTGGAGCTGTTTTTTGGTATTTAGAACGTGTTGAAAAAGATTCAAGACAAAATCAACCTATATTTTCTGTGTGCTGTGCTAAAGGGAAGGTTCAATTACCGTTCTTACAGAGAGCACCAGATTTATTGGTTAATTTAATTAATGGTACCGATGCAAAGAGCCAATATTTTCAAAAGAATATACGATCATACAATAGTATGTTTGCATTCACATCATTTGGAGGCAAAGTTGTTAGTTCTATTAACAATGGTCAGGGTCCACCCCAATTTATTGTTAGTGGACAAAACTATCATAGAATTGGTAGTTTATTACCTTCAGATGGTGAAAGACCTAAGTTTGCACAACTCTACATTTACGACACAGTGCATGAAGTTAATAATCGACAAAGTATTTTTAGgtatatttttgtttaaatattaGCGCAATGAATATTAtaagattgttattattattcatttattctataaatttctataattttgtttattttttcagcCATGGATCAGATGTGGATACAGAATTGATTGTTAGTCTAATACATATGATTGATGAACATAATGTGGTAGCAAAGTCATTTCGAAGAGTTAGAGGATTCTATGAGGATCACCGATCAGAAATTTTTAGTCTTAGATTGTTCTCTCATAGATCTTTTGATCGAAGAACATATAATTCTCCCTCTTGTGATGAGATTGCTGCTTTGATTGTTGGTGATTTTGATAGTTCAGATCAAGGGCGAGATATTATTCTTCGATCTATAGATGGCCAATTGAAGCGAATTTATGAAACTCATCCTTTATACTGGCCATTACAATATCCTTTGCTTTTTCCCTATGGTGAAGATGGTTTTGAGAATAATATACCTTATAGAGGTGTTCGAACTATAAATGTGCGTGGAAGAAGAACTAAAGTTTCTTTGCGGGAGTTCATATGTTTTCGGTTACAAATTAGAGAGACAGAAGAAAGCATTATTCATAAAGCTAGAAGATTGTTTCAACAGTTTGTTGTTGATAGTTTTTCGATGGTCGAGTCACAACGACTTTATGAGATACGGAAGAAACAAAGTACTATACGTGGAGAATTTTTGAGTGGAATTGAAGAAGCTATGCAGCATGGAGATACAGAAGCTTCCTCAATTGGTACACGTGTTATTTTACCTTCTTCTTTCACTGGTGGTAGAAGATATATGTTTAACAATTGTCAAGATGCTATGGCAATTTGTAAGCATTTTGGTTATCCGGATCTATTTATGACAATGACGTGCAATCCAAATTGGCCTGAATTTCAAAGATATACGAGTGTTGATGGTATTCCAATTGCTGAGCGTCCAGATATTTCATGTCGAGTTTTTCATGCAAAAATGAAGTGTTTATTAGAAGATTTGAAAAGTGGTGTTTTCTTTGGGCCACTTAATGCAGGTATGTGCACCTGTCTCATTTTTTCATtgattcttgttttttttctaaaactaatGTTTTTTCTTGTCTAATCTCTTATTTCAGGAATGTATACAATTGAATTTCAAAAGAGAGGATTGCCGCATGCACATATTTTGCTTTGGCTTGATGGGAGGAGTAGATTGCAATCAAGTGAAATAATAGATGAATTGATATGTGCGGAACTGCCTAATCCTGCAAAATATCCTCTGCTTTATGATGTGGTAACAAAATTTATGATTCATGGTCCGTGTGGTCAACTTCGGTTTAATTCTCCTTGCATGCAAGATGGTAGATGTTCTAAGTTTTATCCTAAGCAGTTTGTTAATGAAACTTACTTTGATCAAGAAGGATATCCCATATATAAACGGCGTGATCTTGGTGTGACCTATAAAACATATGGTGTTGAAGTTGATAATAGATTTGTTGTGCCATATAATCCGCTACTTTTGATGAAGTATCGTGCTCATattaatttggagttttgtaaCAAATCGaatgttattaaatatttattcaaatatgttAATAAAGGTCCTGATCGCGTAACAGCAACATTGGGTAATAGTAATATTGGGAATCAACACTCTCACGCAATTGATGAGATTAGAGAATACTTTGATTGTCGGTACTTATCTCCATGTGAGTCTATTTGGAGGCTTTTTGCTTATGATATTCATCATCGGTGGCCATCTGTTCAAAGGTTAAGTTTTCATTTACCGAAAGAGCAACATGTTATTTTTGATGATCGTGACTCAATAAGCTCAGTTTTAGTCAGGAATAGAGATTTGGTTACTATGTTTATTGCTTGGATGTTAGCTAACAGGACCTATTCGAAGGGAAGACATTTAACATATGTTGAGTTCCCACAACATTTTGTTTACATTGTTGACAATAGAGAATGGAGACCACGACAAAGGGGATTTTCAGTAGGCAGGTTAAGTTTTGTTCCACCATCAACTGGTGAATTGTTTTATATGCGCCTATTACTAAATGTGCAAAGAGGTTGTACAAGCTTTAAGAGCCTTAGAACAGTTTGTGGCGTGACATATAATACATTCCAAGAAGCTTGTTCATCATTGGGTTTGTTGACTGATGATAATGAATTCATTCAAGCTATTAAAGAAGCTGCTGAGTTAGGTACAGGTGCTCAACTTAGGCGATTATTTGGAACTTTATTATTATCAGGTTCAATGAGTAGGCCTTTCTCTGTTTGGAATCAAACTTGGATGTATTTATCTGAAGATATCCTTTATCATAGAAGACTCCAGTTATAATATCCAGGtatgaaaagaaaattttattcgttggaataaaattttaaataattttttatatttattgtgtgatcttatattataatttagatttttgtttataataagtaataaaatataaattccactgtatgaattttttttataggatTAAGAATGACATCTGAAGAGTTACAGAATTTTTGTTTGGTTGAGATTGAGAACCTTCTTCAAAATAATGGTAAATCTTTGAAGGATTATGCTGGAATGCCAGTTCCTAATGTTAACTCAATATCTCACTTTTCCAATTCTATGGTGGTGCGTGAATTGCAATATGATGTCTCAGAAATGCAGAAGCAACATGATGCATATTTTCATCAATTGACAGTAGAACAGATGAGCATATATCATAGGGTTATTAATTGTGTTTCAAATAAAGAGCATGGTTTCTTTTTTGTGCATGGTTTTGGTGGTACGGGGAAAACATTTTTGTATAAAACATTGTCAACTAGATTGCGATCTGAGAGAAAGATTGTCATTAATGTTGCTTCAAGTGGTATTGCTTCTTTATTGTTACCAGGAGGTAAGACGGCACATTCTATGTTTAGTATTCCTATTGAATTGAATGAGGAATCAGTTTGTAGAATTAGAATCAATTCACAAAAGGCAGATTTAATTCGTCAAGCAGCTTTAATCATTTGGGATGAAGCTCCAATGACAAATAAGTTAGCATTTGAAGCTGTTGATAGAACTTTTCGAGATTTAATGAAGATTGTTTGTGCTTCCAATGAAAATTTAGTTTTTGGAGGGAAAGTCATTGTTCTAGGCGGAGATTTTAGACAAGTTTTACCAGTTATACCTAAAGGTTCACGTGCTGAAATTGTCATGGCTTCAATAAATTCTTCTTATCTATGGAAGCATTGTGAAGTGTTTAATTTGAGTAGGAATATGCGACTCGAGAGTGGTATTGAAAATTCAGATGTCGATGAGTTAAAATTATTCTCAGAGTGGATTCTTCAAGTTGGAGAAGCTCAATGTGGTATAATAATTAATGATAGACATTTTGTTCGTATTCCTTCAGATCTATCGATTCCTATTACTGATGATCCAATTCATGATATTGTTTCTGCAATATATCCAAATATCTCAGAGAATTCAGCTGATTCTAGATATTTTCAAGATAGAGCTATTCTTGCTGCGACTATTGAGATTGTTGAGGAAGTCAATGATCATATTGTTAATTTACTACCGGGGGAGATGACAGAATA contains:
- the LOC112805787 gene encoding uncharacterized protein, translating into MSDVIDPSISIRPIEDDIADHPLFAQSEMQECLDIGDPDCACVWCGAVFWYLERVEKDSRQNQPIFSVCCAKGKVQLPFLQRAPDLLVNLINGTDAKSQYFQKNIRSYNSMFAFTSFGGKVVSSINNGQGPPQFIVSGQNYHRIGSLLPSDGERPKFAQLYIYDTVHEVNNRQSIFSHGSDVDTELIVSLIHMIDEHNVVAKSFRRVRGFYEDHRSEIFSLRLFSHRSFDRRTYNSPSCDEIAALIVGDFDSSDQGRDIILRSIDGQLKRIYETHPLYWPLQYPLLFPYGEDGFENNIPYRGVRTINVRGRRTKVSLREFICFRLQIRETEESIIHKARRLFQQFVVDSFSMVESQRLYEIRKKQSTIRGEFLSGIEEAMQHGDTEASSIGTRVILPSSFTGGRRYMFNNCQDAMAICKHFGYPDLFMTMTCNPNWPEFQRYTSVDGIPIAERPDISCRVFHAKMKCLLEDLKSGVFFGPLNAGMYTIEFQKRGLPHAHILLWLDGRSRLQSSEIIDELICAELPNPAKYPLLYDVVTKFMIHGPCGQLRFNSPCMQDGRCSKFYPKQFVNETYFDQEGYPIYKRRDLGVTYKTYGVEVDNRFVVPYNPLLLMKYRAHINLEFCNKSNVIKYLFKYVNKGPDRVTATLGNSNIGNQHSHAIDEIREYFDCRYLSPCESIWRLFAYDIHHRWPSVQRLSFHLPKEQHVIFDDRDSISSVLVRNRDLVTMFIAWMLANRTYSKGRHLTYVEFPQHFVYIVDNREWRPRQRGFSVGRLSFVPPSTGELFYMRLLLNVQRGCTSFKSLRTVCGVTYNTFQEACSSLGLLTDDNEFIQAIKEAAELGTGLRMTSEELQNFCLVEIENLLQNNGKSLKDYAGMPVPNVNSISHFSNSMVVRELQYDVSEMQKQHDAYFHQLTVEQMSIYHRVINCVSNKEHGFFFVHGFGGTGKTFLYKTLSTRLRSERKIVINVASSGIASLLLPGGKTAHSMFSIPIELNEESVCRIRINSQKADLIRQAALIIWDEAPMTNKLAFEAVDRTFRDLMKIVCASNENLVFGGKVIVLGGDFRQVLPVIPKGSRAEIVMASINSSYLWKHCEVFNLSRNMRLESGIENSDVDELKLFSEWILQVGEAQCGIIINDRHFVRIPSDLSIPITDDPIHDIVSAIYPNISENSADSRYFQDRAILAATIEIVEEVNDHIVNLLPGEMTEYLSSDSICGSDANVDIDIDWINVEFLNQIRCSGLPNHSLKLKKGVPVILLRNIDPAGGLCNGTRLIVHSLGRNVITADIVSGSNVGDRV